The following are encoded together in the Bacteroidota bacterium genome:
- a CDS encoding SulP family inorganic anion transporter, producing the protein MVTDWIPLLRDLRQYRKEWLTHDVIAGLSVTAVQVPTAIAYASLVGLPPEVGLYACILPVLVYALFGSSRQLVLGPDAATCAMIAAVLLPMAGGDLDYYLKLSASMAIASGLLMFIGGMARMGFIVNFFSRPILIGFLNGIALSIIIGQLGKLLGITMVNRDFGPSMLELAGRFAEMNGYSLGVGLVTLMLLILTVRYAPRLPAALIALLIPGLAVFLMGLDAHAVKLVGEVPSGLPSFALPGLGYEGAQSIFMSSIGLVIIIFTGGVLTARSFAMRNGYSINADQEMRAIGFANITSGLSGGFAVTGADSRTAVNDASGGKTQLVSVISALATAGILLFLTQPLGYLPIPALAAVLIFSAWGLLDIDGIRRLRSIDRFEYKLSVLTTIGVLVIGVLPGVVFAIALALSNVLLKIYKPKDTLLGIVPGLKGYNDLSISEAARPVPGVIIYRFDAPLLFFNADYFKTRILSLVDDAAEPKPRWLVLNVESISQLDSTGAQAISELIDELQNRGVRLVIARPKQYMRKYGQSMNLGKKIGADNMFYSVHSAVAAILERQERDKVAESEPITERSHET; encoded by the coding sequence ATGGTAACTGACTGGATACCTTTGTTGCGTGATCTGCGTCAGTACCGCAAAGAGTGGTTGACGCACGATGTGATCGCCGGACTCTCGGTTACTGCCGTGCAGGTGCCGACGGCGATTGCTTACGCTAGCCTGGTAGGCCTTCCACCCGAGGTCGGACTCTATGCCTGCATACTGCCGGTACTGGTTTATGCCTTGTTTGGTTCATCACGGCAACTGGTGCTCGGGCCGGATGCGGCAACCTGCGCGATGATCGCTGCGGTGCTATTGCCGATGGCAGGCGGCGATCTGGATTATTACCTGAAACTTTCTGCTTCTATGGCGATCGCCTCGGGCTTGTTGATGTTTATTGGTGGAATGGCCCGCATGGGTTTTATCGTAAATTTTTTCTCACGCCCGATCCTGATCGGTTTCCTCAACGGTATTGCGCTCAGCATCATCATTGGACAACTGGGTAAGTTGTTAGGTATTACAATGGTAAACCGGGATTTTGGACCATCTATGCTGGAATTGGCCGGACGTTTCGCCGAGATGAATGGCTATAGTCTGGGCGTGGGGTTGGTCACGTTGATGCTGCTGATCCTGACCGTTCGCTATGCGCCACGGTTGCCAGCGGCGCTGATTGCACTGCTGATCCCCGGTTTAGCCGTGTTCCTGATGGGATTGGATGCACATGCGGTTAAACTGGTAGGTGAGGTTCCGTCCGGATTGCCGTCATTCGCGCTACCCGGCCTCGGTTATGAAGGTGCACAGAGCATTTTCATGAGCTCGATCGGACTCGTCATCATCATCTTTACCGGTGGCGTGCTCACGGCGCGCAGCTTTGCCATGCGCAATGGCTATAGTATCAACGCCGATCAGGAAATGCGCGCTATCGGTTTCGCCAACATAACATCAGGCCTGTCCGGCGGCTTCGCTGTCACCGGAGCCGATTCGCGCACTGCGGTCAACGATGCGAGCGGTGGCAAGACTCAACTGGTATCAGTGATTTCCGCGCTGGCCACGGCCGGGATCTTGTTGTTTCTTACGCAACCGTTGGGCTACCTGCCCATCCCTGCATTGGCTGCCGTGCTGATCTTCTCAGCATGGGGTCTTCTGGATATCGACGGTATACGCCGCCTGCGATCGATTGATCGCTTCGAGTACAAGTTATCTGTGTTGACGACGATTGGTGTACTGGTCATTGGCGTTCTGCCAGGTGTAGTGTTTGCCATCGCGCTAGCGCTATCGAATGTACTTCTCAAGATTTATAAACCCAAGGATACGCTGCTGGGTATTGTCCCAGGCCTGAAAGGTTACAACGATCTCAGCATATCGGAAGCCGCCCGGCCAGTCCCGGGTGTGATCATCTATCGTTTCGATGCGCCATTGCTGTTCTTCAATGCCGATTACTTCAAGACACGGATACTGTCTCTGGTGGATGATGCTGCTGAGCCTAAGCCGCGCTGGCTCGTGCTCAACGTCGAATCCATCAGCCAGCTTGACAGCACCGGCGCGCAGGCCATCAGCGAGCTGATCGACGAGCTGCAGAATCGTGGCGTGCGCCTAGTCATTGCGCGGCCGAAGCAGTATATGCGCAAGTACGGACAATCAATGAATCTGGGTAAAAAGATCGGGGCAGACAATATGTTTTACTCCGTTCACTCCGCCGTTGCGGCCATTCTGGAGCGGCAGGAACGTGATAAAGTAGCGGAAAGTGAACCGATTACTGAAAGGAGTCATGAAACATGA
- the ppk2 gene encoding polyphosphate kinase 2: protein MKKARAIKSLDKDADTISETKPKLKRKDYDKALLELQAELCAVQDWVIATGQRIILVFEGRDAAGKGGTIKAITERVSPRVFRVVALPAPSDREKTQIYIQRYMAHFPAAGEIVIFDRSWYNRAGVERVMGFCTEAQCHRFLELCPFIEKQIVENGILLLKYWLEVGDEEQERRFRARIDDPVRQWKLSPMDLPSRERWYDYSRARDQMLAATDTDFAPWHIVTSDDKKRARLNLIAHLLKQIPYEHMPKKKIKLPKRIMKHAYDDEATIADRRWIPEIY, encoded by the coding sequence ATGAAAAAGGCACGCGCCATTAAATCTCTAGATAAAGACGCGGATACAATCAGCGAAACCAAGCCCAAGCTCAAACGCAAGGACTATGACAAGGCACTACTCGAGCTACAGGCGGAACTGTGTGCTGTGCAAGACTGGGTAATAGCTACCGGGCAGCGCATCATCCTAGTGTTCGAGGGGCGGGACGCAGCAGGCAAGGGTGGTACTATCAAGGCAATCACTGAGCGCGTGAGTCCGCGTGTGTTCAGGGTTGTCGCCTTGCCGGCGCCCTCGGATCGCGAGAAGACGCAGATCTACATTCAGCGCTATATGGCGCATTTTCCCGCAGCGGGTGAGATCGTTATTTTCGATCGTAGCTGGTACAACCGCGCAGGCGTTGAGCGTGTAATGGGGTTCTGCACCGAAGCACAGTGCCATCGTTTTCTGGAGCTGTGTCCGTTCATCGAAAAGCAGATTGTGGAAAACGGCATTCTCCTGCTCAAGTACTGGCTGGAAGTTGGCGATGAGGAACAGGAGCGGCGTTTCCGTGCACGTATCGACGATCCGGTGCGGCAATGGAAGCTGTCACCGATGGATCTGCCCTCACGCGAGCGCTGGTATGATTACTCGCGTGCGCGCGACCAGATGCTGGCGGCTACCGACACGGATTTTGCTCCCTGGCACATTGTCACTTCCGACGACAAGAAACGCGCACGCTTGAACCTGATTGCGCATCTCCTGAAGCAGATTCCCTACGAGCATATGCCAAAGAAAAAGATCAAGTTGCCCAAACGCATTATGAAGCATGCCTATGACGATGAGGCGACCATAGCCGATCGACGCTGGATTCCGGAGATTTATTGA
- a CDS encoding efflux RND transporter periplasmic adaptor subunit, with protein MITRILAAILVCAVLVGCSKETAAPQQRPVPEVTVMTVIPRDIPYIFSFVAQTESSRQVDIVARVSGFLDRIAYQEGELVKEGQLLFQLDSKPFKAQLEAARGAMQAQQARFKTADANLKRVKPLAEQNALSQADLDRAQGEFDAAKAAVFAVSAKVKEAELNLGYTTIRSPVTGLASRSLQREGAFVNAMAETAKLTYVAAIDPIWVTFSVSQNQMARSRVENQKGLIVQPKSQDYEVALVLPDGTPYAEKGKINFADPSFSQDTGSFMVRAVLSNPKRELRPGMFVTAYVKGALRPNAIVVPQLSVQKGSNGHTVYVIKPDGTAEVRPVVVGDYEGEKDIVIVTGLQADDRIVVDGVLKVVPGQPVKIVEPEAGNDKAIAKPAAAAQK; from the coding sequence ATGATCACACGAATCCTTGCCGCCATTCTCGTTTGCGCCGTTCTTGTTGGTTGTTCTAAGGAAACGGCTGCACCGCAGCAACGCCCTGTACCCGAGGTGACCGTGATGACTGTGATTCCACGCGATATTCCTTACATATTCAGCTTCGTCGCGCAGACCGAAAGCTCGCGCCAAGTCGATATTGTCGCGCGTGTTTCGGGTTTCCTCGACCGCATCGCGTACCAGGAAGGCGAACTGGTGAAGGAGGGGCAACTCCTATTCCAACTCGACTCGAAGCCGTTCAAGGCACAGTTGGAGGCTGCTCGCGGTGCGATGCAGGCGCAGCAGGCGAGGTTTAAGACAGCGGACGCCAATCTTAAGCGTGTGAAACCGCTGGCCGAGCAGAACGCGCTCTCGCAGGCTGATCTGGATCGGGCGCAAGGCGAATTCGACGCAGCGAAAGCGGCCGTGTTCGCCGTAAGCGCGAAAGTGAAGGAGGCCGAATTGAACCTCGGCTACACGACTATCCGTTCGCCGGTGACGGGCCTGGCGAGCCGTTCGCTCCAGCGCGAGGGCGCATTCGTGAATGCGATGGCGGAGACCGCGAAACTCACGTACGTTGCCGCCATCGATCCGATCTGGGTTACATTCAGTGTTTCGCAGAATCAGATGGCACGCTCGCGCGTGGAAAACCAAAAAGGGCTGATCGTCCAACCTAAGAGTCAGGATTATGAGGTGGCTCTCGTTCTTCCTGATGGGACGCCGTATGCAGAGAAAGGCAAGATCAACTTTGCCGATCCATCTTTCAGCCAGGACACCGGCTCGTTCATGGTGCGTGCGGTGCTGTCGAACCCAAAAAGGGAGCTCCGCCCCGGCATGTTTGTTACGGCATACGTGAAGGGTGCGCTGCGGCCGAATGCAATCGTTGTGCCGCAACTCTCGGTGCAGAAGGGCTCGAATGGCCACACCGTATACGTCATCAAGCCGGACGGCACGGCAGAAGTGCGCCCGGTGGTGGTCGGCGACTATGAAGGCGAGAAAGACATCGTGATCGTGACCGGACTCCAGGCTGACGACCGGATTGTGGTTGACGGGGTACTCAAAGTGGTTCCCGGTCAGCCGGTAAAGATCGTGGAGCCGGAAGCGGGTAATGATAAAGCAATAGCCAAGCCTGCCGCGGCTGCACAGAAATAG
- a CDS encoding multidrug efflux RND transporter permease subunit codes for MFTHFFIDRPILSAVISILIVLAGAVSMSVLPIEQYPDMAPPQVTIDARYPGATAEVIANNVAAPIEAQLNGIDNLLYYYSNSSSSGNIQIVVVFKPGSNPDINQVNVQNRLSQAMPQLPQVVTQQGITVDKMSPSIMMVVSIFSPDERYEDAYIANYTNLYVLDELKRVPGANRSKTFGLADIAMRVWLRPDRMAQLGITVDEVSAAIQSQNQTFGIGQLGAPPVPPTVEQQFVVTAQGLLTKPEEFEDIIVRTAKAGAAIVRIKDIGRVELSRRDYSMPSRMNGKTATTIGVYQQPGANAVETAAGVRKKMEELKAKFPTGMDYKIVLDTSQFTLYSIDKVVHTFFEAVVLVVLVVFVFLQSLRATIIPILAVPVSIIGTFVGLYLFGFSINMLTMFGMILAIGLVVDDAIVVVENVETNITKKGLGPMAAAKEAMTEIAGALISIVLVLLAVFLPVAFLGGVTGTLYKQFAITISIAMVISGVMALTLSPALAAIIIKAQHGKKNRFFQAFENMFGSIQRGFLGNVARIMHLWPVSLIMFGGVVVGILLMFRILPAGFVPDEDQGYFFVLAQVSDSASQNVTSRFSKELEQIVLQDPAVQDVGTINGYSFVDGQQNNSAALMFGLLKPFEERKDASLLSFDTLKRLNAQFAGHKDGVAFAVNPPSIPGLGTTGGFEFYIQNRGSGDPRATDAALKAFLAQAREREELQAVNTTFRANSQQLFVDLDRKKAEVLGVHVADVFNTMQAYFGSQVAGQFSLFSRVWFVIIQADADFRVNPEDFSKVFVRSSSGANVPLSALITTRYVASPKMMTRFNGFPAVKITGSQAPGYSSGDAIRVMEEVARDTLPGDFAYAWAGQAFQEKGAGGTSSSAFIFGLIVVFLLLAAQFEKWTLPIAVVLTVPFAVLGALLLTWVLGLENDVYFQVGLVTLVGLSAKNAILICEFAIERVRHGIPPREAAIEAAGLRLRAIVMTSFAFILGCVPLAIATGPGANSLRAIGTGVIGGMLASTLIAIFFVPLFFWLLESMSVKFAGKKVHEEGRGVEGLSEAVTVPDPVPEAALPGKREGE; via the coding sequence ATGTTTACTCACTTTTTTATCGATCGCCCGATCCTCTCGGCAGTCATCTCGATTCTGATCGTGCTCGCTGGGGCGGTGTCTATGTCCGTCTTGCCGATCGAACAGTATCCCGATATGGCGCCTCCGCAGGTAACGATCGACGCACGCTACCCCGGTGCCACCGCCGAGGTAATTGCGAACAACGTAGCTGCCCCCATCGAGGCGCAATTGAACGGCATCGACAACTTGCTTTATTACTATTCGAACAGTTCGTCGAGCGGTAACATCCAGATCGTTGTGGTGTTCAAGCCAGGCAGCAATCCAGACATCAATCAAGTCAATGTGCAGAATCGGCTGAGCCAGGCGATGCCCCAATTGCCGCAGGTGGTGACTCAACAGGGAATCACGGTGGACAAGATGTCACCCAGTATCATGATGGTGGTTTCGATCTTTTCGCCTGATGAGCGCTATGAAGATGCCTATATCGCCAATTACACCAATCTCTATGTACTCGACGAATTGAAGCGTGTGCCCGGGGCGAATCGATCGAAGACATTCGGCCTCGCCGATATAGCGATGCGCGTCTGGTTGCGGCCTGACCGTATGGCCCAGCTCGGCATCACTGTGGATGAAGTAAGCGCCGCGATTCAGAGCCAGAATCAGACTTTCGGTATCGGCCAGCTCGGCGCTCCGCCGGTGCCCCCTACCGTGGAGCAGCAGTTTGTCGTGACGGCGCAGGGCCTGTTGACCAAACCGGAGGAGTTCGAGGATATTATCGTCCGCACCGCGAAGGCTGGCGCTGCTATCGTTCGTATCAAGGACATCGGACGGGTTGAACTCTCCCGGCGAGATTACTCTATGCCGAGTCGCATGAATGGCAAGACCGCGACGACTATCGGTGTCTACCAACAGCCGGGTGCAAACGCAGTGGAAACCGCTGCGGGTGTTCGCAAGAAGATGGAGGAACTTAAGGCGAAATTCCCAACCGGCATGGATTACAAGATCGTGCTCGATACCAGCCAGTTTACCCTTTACTCAATCGACAAGGTGGTTCATACCTTCTTCGAAGCGGTAGTGCTGGTGGTGCTGGTCGTGTTCGTCTTCCTGCAATCACTGCGAGCGACCATTATTCCGATCCTGGCGGTACCGGTATCCATCATTGGCACGTTCGTAGGTTTGTACCTGTTCGGGTTTTCGATCAATATGCTCACCATGTTCGGCATGATCCTTGCGATCGGTCTGGTGGTGGATGATGCTATCGTGGTGGTTGAGAACGTTGAGACGAACATCACCAAGAAAGGGCTCGGCCCAATGGCTGCCGCGAAAGAGGCAATGACGGAGATTGCGGGTGCACTGATCTCGATCGTGCTGGTTCTGCTTGCGGTATTCCTGCCGGTTGCATTTCTCGGCGGGGTGACTGGGACATTGTACAAGCAGTTCGCGATCACCATCTCAATCGCGATGGTGATCTCGGGTGTCATGGCGTTGACCCTCTCGCCGGCACTGGCTGCGATCATCATTAAGGCGCAACATGGAAAGAAGAATCGATTTTTCCAGGCGTTTGAAAATATGTTCGGATCCATTCAGCGTGGATTCCTGGGTAATGTTGCTCGCATCATGCATTTGTGGCCGGTTTCTCTCATTATGTTCGGTGGTGTTGTGGTCGGGATCCTGTTGATGTTCCGTATTCTGCCGGCAGGCTTTGTTCCGGACGAGGACCAAGGCTATTTCTTCGTGCTCGCTCAGGTTTCCGACTCAGCGAGTCAGAACGTCACGAGCCGCTTCAGTAAAGAGCTGGAGCAAATCGTGCTCCAGGATCCTGCTGTGCAGGATGTGGGCACGATCAATGGCTACAGTTTCGTTGATGGCCAGCAGAACAACAGCGCCGCGCTCATGTTCGGTCTGTTGAAGCCTTTTGAGGAACGAAAGGATGCGAGTCTGCTGTCGTTCGATACGTTAAAGAGGCTAAACGCGCAGTTTGCGGGGCACAAGGATGGTGTTGCTTTTGCTGTCAATCCACCTTCGATCCCTGGTCTAGGCACGACTGGGGGGTTCGAATTCTACATCCAGAACCGTGGTTCAGGTGATCCGCGCGCGACGGACGCTGCCCTTAAAGCATTTCTTGCCCAGGCCCGCGAGCGTGAGGAATTGCAGGCGGTGAACACGACGTTCCGTGCCAACAGCCAGCAACTCTTCGTCGATCTCGATCGTAAAAAGGCCGAAGTGCTGGGCGTGCATGTGGCCGATGTTTTTAATACGATGCAAGCGTACTTCGGCTCCCAAGTGGCTGGTCAGTTCTCGCTGTTCAGTCGCGTATGGTTCGTCATCATCCAGGCGGACGCGGATTTTCGCGTGAACCCGGAGGATTTCAGCAAGGTCTTCGTGCGCTCGTCTAGTGGTGCCAACGTGCCGCTGTCGGCGCTTATCACGACTCGCTATGTTGCTTCGCCAAAGATGATGACGCGATTCAATGGCTTCCCGGCGGTAAAGATTACCGGAAGCCAAGCGCCTGGTTACAGTTCGGGTGATGCGATCAGAGTGATGGAAGAAGTGGCACGCGATACACTGCCCGGTGACTTCGCCTATGCCTGGGCGGGGCAGGCCTTCCAGGAAAAGGGCGCGGGTGGTACGTCTTCGTCGGCTTTTATCTTCGGTCTGATCGTGGTGTTTCTACTCCTTGCAGCGCAGTTTGAGAAGTGGACGCTCCCCATTGCGGTGGTGCTGACGGTTCCCTTCGCCGTGTTGGGTGCGTTGCTGCTGACTTGGGTGCTCGGGCTCGAGAATGATGTCTACTTCCAGGTCGGACTGGTGACGCTCGTCGGACTGTCCGCAAAAAATGCGATTCTGATCTGCGAGTTTGCGATAGAGCGCGTTCGCCACGGCATACCCCCTCGGGAGGCAGCTATCGAGGCTGCCGGGCTGCGATTGCGCGCGATTGTAATGACATCGTTCGCGTTTATCCTTGGCTGTGTGCCACTCGCGATCGCGACCGGACCTGGTGCGAACAGTCTGCGCGCGATCGGCACCGGCGTGATCGGCGGGATGCTCGCATCCACGCTGATTGCAATCTTCTTCGTGCCGCTGTTCTTCTGGTTGCTGGAATCCATGAGTGTAAAGTTTGCAGGTAAGAAAGTACACGAGGAGGGGCGGGGTGTTGAAGGGCTATCCGAAGCTGTGACTGTTCCCGATCCCGTTCCCGAAGCAGCTTTGCCTGGAAAACGGGAAGGTGAGTGA
- a CDS encoding efflux transporter outer membrane subunit codes for MRYIVLSMFAAVFLSACAAVGPDYRRPAIVTPEDWRVDYPEAASVANVGWWTQFDDPALDALIETALRENRDIQAAAARVDQFIGALQTTRAQFYPQIGYNADASRNRRTEHGLAPLPPGTDPYYSLYRGSLGASWQIDLFGRIRRQSEAAQAQVFVSEQGRRGVILSVVTSVAASYIVLRALDRQLEIARTSAANYADMLRIFELRYQYGVVSQVEVAQALSLYQLALAAIPAIEQQIVAQENLISILLGHNPGSIPRGRTIDELIAPAVPPDLPSTLLERRPDIVQAEQNLVAANANVGVARSFYYPTITLTGLLGSASLAFGNFLTGPASTWAVAAGLAGPIFTFGAIEGQVKTAEAAQREALAFYQATILNAFRETNDALIGAVKKREEAEAKANRVMALRDYARLSRLKYDNGYADYIEVLYSENVLFDAELIAVLAKAERYTELVNVYKAMGGGWVDEAEMFSPKPQFTTVKPMSGDSSLAR; via the coding sequence ATGCGTTACATCGTTCTTTCTATGTTCGCAGCCGTATTTCTCAGTGCATGTGCTGCAGTGGGTCCTGACTATCGACGACCGGCGATTGTAACCCCCGAGGATTGGCGCGTTGATTATCCGGAGGCGGCGTCAGTCGCAAACGTCGGATGGTGGACTCAGTTCGACGATCCGGCGCTCGACGCGCTTATCGAAACGGCGTTGCGTGAAAACCGCGATATCCAAGCCGCTGCCGCGCGAGTGGATCAGTTTATCGGCGCACTGCAAACCACCCGTGCGCAGTTTTATCCACAGATCGGTTACAACGCGGATGCGAGCCGTAACCGGCGCACGGAACATGGACTGGCTCCCCTTCCCCCGGGCACCGATCCGTACTATTCGCTCTATCGTGGATCACTTGGCGCGTCATGGCAGATCGATCTCTTCGGGCGGATCAGACGTCAGAGTGAAGCTGCCCAGGCGCAGGTTTTTGTGAGCGAGCAGGGCCGCAGAGGTGTCATCCTTTCGGTCGTGACGAGCGTCGCGGCGAGCTACATCGTGCTGCGCGCGCTCGACCGGCAGCTTGAGATTGCGCGCACCAGTGCGGCAAACTACGCCGACATGCTGCGGATCTTCGAGCTTCGCTACCAGTATGGCGTCGTGTCGCAAGTAGAAGTTGCCCAGGCACTGTCGCTATACCAATTGGCTCTCGCCGCAATTCCAGCAATCGAGCAGCAGATCGTCGCGCAGGAGAATCTCATCTCGATCCTTCTCGGACACAACCCCGGTTCGATCCCGCGCGGCAGGACCATTGATGAGCTCATTGCCCCGGCAGTTCCTCCCGATTTGCCCTCGACGCTGCTTGAGCGGCGGCCCGACATTGTGCAGGCCGAGCAGAACCTCGTGGCTGCCAACGCGAACGTCGGGGTGGCAAGATCGTTTTACTACCCGACCATCACGCTCACCGGTCTTCTCGGTTCAGCAAGCCTTGCATTTGGCAATTTTTTGACGGGCCCGGCCAGTACCTGGGCGGTGGCTGCAGGTCTTGCTGGACCGATTTTCACCTTTGGCGCCATCGAGGGACAGGTAAAAACTGCTGAAGCAGCCCAGCGGGAAGCGCTTGCCTTCTATCAGGCGACAATCCTCAACGCTTTCCGCGAGACGAATGACGCGCTTATTGGCGCAGTGAAGAAGCGAGAGGAAGCCGAGGCCAAGGCGAATCGCGTCATGGCGCTCCGCGACTACGCTCGCCTTTCCCGGCTCAAGTACGACAATGGCTACGCGGATTATATTGAGGTGCTCTACTCGGAGAACGTGCTTTTTGATGCAGAGCTTATCGCGGTACTCGCAAAGGCCGAGCGCTACACCGAACTCGTGAACGTCTACAAAGCGATGGGCGGTGGTTGGGTCGACGAGGCTGAGATGTTCTCGCCGAAACCACAGTTTACGACGGTAAAACCGATGAGCGGAGACAGTTCGCTGGCTCGATAG
- a CDS encoding alpha-D-glucose phosphate-specific phosphoglucomutase → MTISPDAGKPARKEMLVDLTKLEREYYERSPDLADAAQLVSFGTSGHRGSPLQGSFTEAHILAITQAICDYRQGRAIDGPLYMGKDTHSLSGPAQRTALEVLAANGVTTIIQKNDGVTPTPVISRAILVYNRDRKEHFADGIVITPSHNPPEDGGLKYNPPHGGPADVDVTKWIEQRANELMRQGNTGVKRIPFMSAIKAETTHQEDFVMPYVKDLRNVVDMDVIRAAGLKLAVDPLGGAAEPYWEPINAVYHLDIAVVNPVIDPTFSFMTVDHDGKIRMDPSSPYAMARLVDLKDQYRIAFANDPDADRHGVVVPSIGLMNPNHYLAVAIRYLLTHRKWPAHVTVGKTLVSSSMIDRVVNKLGYRLCEMPVGFKWFVPGLLDGSFCFGGEESAGASFLRHDGTVWSTDKDGLIMDLLAAEITARTKKDPGEHYQELEAEFGALYYTRIDAPATPEQKAKLAKLSAEAVAAPKLAGETIRMKLTSAPGNNASIGGLKVVTDSGWFAARPSGTENIYKIYAESFKDQDHLNAIVREAQEIVSDAVSDAL, encoded by the coding sequence ATGACGATTTCTCCTGATGCAGGTAAGCCGGCCCGGAAAGAAATGCTCGTTGATCTCACAAAGCTTGAACGGGAGTATTATGAGCGCAGCCCCGATCTGGCTGACGCTGCCCAATTAGTCAGTTTCGGCACTAGCGGGCATCGCGGTTCGCCACTGCAGGGATCATTCACCGAAGCGCATATTCTGGCTATTACACAGGCCATTTGTGACTATCGCCAGGGTCGGGCTATCGATGGACCGCTCTATATGGGTAAAGACACGCACTCATTATCGGGGCCGGCGCAACGGACTGCGCTGGAAGTGTTGGCAGCCAATGGTGTGACGACGATCATCCAAAAAAATGACGGTGTCACTCCGACACCGGTCATCTCGCGGGCAATTCTCGTTTATAACCGCGATCGTAAGGAACACTTCGCCGACGGCATTGTCATCACGCCGTCGCACAATCCACCAGAGGATGGCGGTTTAAAGTACAACCCGCCCCACGGCGGCCCCGCTGACGTCGATGTAACAAAATGGATCGAACAGAGAGCCAACGAGTTAATGCGCCAAGGGAACACCGGCGTCAAGCGAATCCCCTTCATGTCCGCCATCAAGGCAGAGACGACGCATCAGGAAGATTTCGTGATGCCTTATGTCAAGGATCTGCGCAACGTTGTTGATATGGACGTCATCCGGGCAGCGGGTCTAAAGTTGGCTGTCGATCCGTTGGGTGGTGCCGCTGAACCCTATTGGGAGCCCATTAACGCCGTTTATCACTTGGATATTGCCGTTGTGAACCCGGTGATCGATCCCACATTCTCGTTCATGACGGTCGATCATGACGGCAAGATCCGCATGGATCCTTCCAGTCCCTATGCCATGGCCAGGCTTGTGGATCTCAAAGATCAATATCGTATCGCCTTTGCGAACGATCCGGATGCCGATCGGCATGGCGTGGTCGTGCCGTCCATCGGGTTAATGAATCCAAATCATTACTTGGCTGTAGCCATTCGCTATTTGCTGACTCACCGGAAATGGCCTGCCCACGTGACTGTCGGCAAGACTCTGGTCAGCAGCAGCATGATTGATCGGGTGGTCAACAAGCTGGGTTACCGGTTGTGCGAGATGCCGGTGGGCTTCAAGTGGTTTGTGCCGGGGCTGTTAGATGGCTCGTTTTGTTTCGGTGGTGAAGAAAGTGCCGGAGCGAGTTTCCTGCGGCATGACGGCACCGTGTGGAGTACGGACAAGGATGGTCTGATCATGGATTTGCTGGCGGCCGAGATTACTGCCCGCACGAAAAAGGACCCGGGCGAGCATTACCAGGAACTGGAAGCCGAGTTCGGCGCACTGTACTACACGCGCATCGATGCGCCTGCGACGCCCGAACAGAAGGCGAAGCTGGCAAAGCTATCGGCCGAAGCAGTTGCAGCTCCAAAGCTCGCAGGCGAAACCATCCGGATGAAGTTGACCAGCGCCCCTGGTAACAACGCATCCATCGGTGGTCTCAAGGTTGTGACCGACAGCGGTTGGTTCGCAGCGCGTCCTTCCGGCACTGAGAATATTTACAAAATCTATGCGGAGAGCTTTAAGGACCAGGATCACCTGAACGCGATCGTGAGAGAAGCTCAGGAGATCGTGAGTGATGCAGTAAGTGATGCATTGTAA